One window of Novosphingobium sp. P6W genomic DNA carries:
- a CDS encoding cytochrome c oxidase assembly protein: MKRAALACGVALVAAGWALSGMGMTGHMAAHMIAVAVAAPVLAFALTAGPADPARHWPRVVTPMGMMLLELVTVWGWHLPAMRRMADASPLIALAELGNFLVAGVLLWSAVMHTSHRAAGIGALLLTSMHMTLLGALIGLAPRPLYPSMHHAMPPFGLDPLSDQQLGGVVMLVVGGASYFLGGLAILAGLLRDTRRPST, from the coding sequence GTGAAACGGGCGGCGCTTGCCTGCGGTGTCGCGCTGGTCGCGGCGGGATGGGCGCTGTCGGGAATGGGCATGACCGGACACATGGCAGCGCACATGATCGCCGTTGCCGTTGCCGCGCCGGTGCTGGCCTTTGCCCTTACCGCCGGGCCTGCCGACCCCGCCCGCCACTGGCCGCGCGTAGTGACGCCGATGGGGATGATGCTGCTCGAACTTGTCACCGTATGGGGCTGGCACCTTCCCGCTATGCGGCGCATGGCAGACGCCTCGCCGCTGATCGCACTGGCAGAACTGGGCAACTTCCTCGTCGCAGGCGTGCTGCTGTGGAGCGCGGTCATGCACACCTCTCACCGCGCAGCCGGTATCGGGGCGCTGCTGCTAACGTCGATGCACATGACGCTGCTGGGCGCGCTGATCGGACTGGCACCGCGGCCGCTCTATCCGTCGATGCACCATGCGATGCCGCCGTTCGGGCTAGACCCCCTGAGCGACCAGCAACTGGGCGGCGTCGTCATGCTCGTCGTCGGCGGGGCGAGCTATTTCCTGGGCGGCCTCGCCATTCTCGCCGGACTTCTGCGCGATACGCGAAGGCCCTCGACATGA
- a CDS encoding glucose 1-dehydrogenase, which produces MTQTIPMIHEDALPGHESRLEPKPEWQPRYSGSGRLAGKVAIVTGADSGIGRAVAALYAREGADIAIVYLLEDDDAQETIRIVESEGRRAIAIKADVGSRAACDAIVEQTLTAFGKVDILVNNAGEQHPDKDITDISEEQLKRTFQTNIFAMFYLVQAARPHLQAGAAIINCTSVTMYQGSKELLDYSATKGAITAFTRSLSENLIEHGIRVNAVAPGPIWTPLNPCGGASEEKLEHFGESTPMGRPGQPNEVAPSFLFLACDDASYMSGQVLHPNGGIIVNG; this is translated from the coding sequence ATGACCCAGACCATCCCCATGATCCATGAAGACGCGCTGCCGGGCCATGAAAGTCGGCTGGAGCCCAAGCCCGAGTGGCAGCCGCGATATTCTGGCTCAGGACGGCTCGCGGGTAAGGTTGCCATCGTGACAGGTGCGGACAGCGGGATCGGCCGCGCGGTGGCGGCGCTCTACGCGCGCGAAGGCGCTGATATCGCCATAGTTTATCTGCTGGAAGATGACGATGCCCAGGAGACCATTCGCATAGTGGAAAGCGAAGGGCGGCGCGCGATCGCCATCAAAGCCGACGTGGGTTCGCGCGCGGCATGCGACGCAATTGTCGAACAGACGCTGACCGCCTTCGGCAAAGTAGACATCCTGGTTAACAACGCCGGCGAGCAGCACCCCGACAAGGACATCACCGACATCTCGGAAGAGCAGTTGAAGCGAACCTTTCAGACCAACATCTTCGCCATGTTCTATCTTGTGCAGGCGGCCCGTCCGCATCTTCAGGCAGGCGCCGCGATCATCAACTGCACCAGTGTGACCATGTACCAGGGGAGCAAGGAACTGCTCGACTACAGCGCCACCAAAGGCGCGATCACAGCATTCACCCGTTCGCTTTCGGAGAACCTGATCGAGCATGGCATTCGGGTAAACGCAGTGGCGCCGGGGCCGATCTGGACCCCGCTCAACCCCTGCGGCGGCGCGAGCGAAGAAAAGCTGGAGCATTTCGGTGAAAGCACTCCGATGGGCCGTCCGGGTCAGCCCAATGAAGTCGCGCCTTCGTTTCTGTTCCTGGCCTGCGATGATGCGAGCTACATGAGCGGACAGGTTCTGCATCCCAATGGCGGTATCATCGTCAACGGTTGA
- a CDS encoding alpha/beta fold hydrolase, with product MSADAFLTAFEDTGGDKPPVILIHGVGLSQAMWNAQKVALQDRYRVVTLDMLGHGDSPAPAADAGLDDYADQVAGLMAHLGIGKAILVGFSMGALVARAFALRYPDRLSGLILMNGVFDRSDAVRATILGRVDEVRLAGPAANSDAAIERWFSPEFRAAQPGYIADLRAHMAGNDHHGYLTSYGLFASQDNFGAQRLGEIAVPTLVATGEFDIGSTPAMTHALAARIPGAKAEMIADARHMMPVEMPEETNALLLGYLDTIAHAPIAAGEAS from the coding sequence GTGAGCGCGGACGCTTTCCTGACCGCGTTTGAGGATACGGGCGGTGACAAGCCGCCCGTGATCCTGATCCACGGCGTCGGGCTTTCGCAGGCGATGTGGAACGCGCAGAAGGTCGCGCTGCAGGACCGTTATCGCGTCGTTACGCTGGACATGCTTGGCCATGGCGATAGCCCCGCTCCCGCCGCCGATGCCGGTCTTGACGATTATGCCGATCAGGTGGCCGGGCTGATGGCCCATCTGGGCATCGGCAAAGCGATCCTCGTTGGCTTTTCGATGGGGGCGCTGGTGGCGCGGGCCTTTGCCCTGCGTTACCCGGATCGCCTTTCGGGCCTGATCCTGATGAACGGCGTGTTCGACCGGTCCGACGCCGTTCGCGCCACGATCCTTGGCCGGGTGGATGAAGTGCGCTTGGCTGGGCCCGCCGCCAATTCGGACGCTGCGATCGAACGCTGGTTCAGCCCGGAATTCCGCGCCGCCCAGCCCGGCTACATCGCCGACTTGCGCGCTCACATGGCGGGCAACGATCATCACGGCTACCTGACATCCTACGGCCTGTTCGCCAGTCAGGACAATTTCGGCGCCCAGCGGCTTGGCGAAATTGCGGTGCCGACCCTGGTTGCCACAGGAGAGTTCGATATCGGCTCCACGCCTGCCATGACGCACGCTCTGGCTGCCCGCATTCCGGGGGCCAAGGCTGAAATGATTGCCGACGCTCGCCATATGATGCCGGTGGAAATGCCGGAAGAAACCAATGCTCTGCTGCTGGGCTATCTCGATACGATAGCCCATGCGCCGATTGCTGCCGGAGAGGCTTCATGA
- a CDS encoding histidine kinase dimerization/phosphoacceptor domain -containing protein, which translates to MKKLRDAIRPSLEAELKQSDDWHLTEVLDYEHGRGDPFAAAVRATRMPMAITDPAQPDNPIVFCNVAFQDLTGYSREEIIGRNCRFLQGPDTNPAAVAKVRAAIENGHAVDADLLNYRKDGSTFWNALYISPVRDQDGKVRFFFASQLDVSDRVHAQKIISEQKGLVEQEVKRRTADLQAALDAKTLLLHEVDHRVKNNLTMIGSLLRLQARTIEDPQIAATLDSMLERVDALAVVHRQLYQSTDLSRFDLGTFAHNLATDVVGASGRSNIALHITAQPLFVDAPHASALGLILNEILTNAIKHAFADGRAGHLFVHVEENADRGLIRICDDGPGIPSTRRSRSIGTSLITRLARQARAEATWSDNAPGTCVTITFPRSETQA; encoded by the coding sequence TTGAAAAAGCTGCGTGATGCCATCCGGCCATCGCTGGAGGCAGAGTTGAAACAGAGTGACGACTGGCACCTGACGGAAGTCCTTGATTACGAGCATGGACGCGGTGACCCCTTTGCAGCTGCGGTGCGGGCAACGCGCATGCCGATGGCCATCACCGACCCCGCGCAGCCCGATAATCCCATCGTGTTTTGCAACGTCGCATTTCAGGACCTGACCGGATATTCCCGCGAAGAAATCATCGGCCGCAATTGCCGGTTTCTGCAAGGCCCGGATACAAACCCGGCGGCAGTGGCAAAAGTGCGGGCCGCGATCGAAAATGGCCATGCCGTTGACGCTGACCTGCTCAACTATCGTAAAGACGGATCTACCTTCTGGAACGCCCTCTACATTTCACCGGTTCGCGATCAAGACGGAAAGGTCCGGTTCTTTTTCGCATCGCAACTTGATGTTTCGGACCGGGTCCACGCACAAAAGATCATCAGTGAACAAAAAGGGCTGGTCGAGCAGGAGGTCAAGCGTCGCACCGCCGACTTGCAGGCTGCCCTCGATGCTAAGACCCTCCTGCTTCACGAGGTTGATCACCGGGTTAAAAACAACCTTACGATGATCGGTTCGCTGCTGCGCCTGCAAGCGCGCACGATCGAAGACCCGCAAATTGCCGCAACACTGGATTCCATGCTGGAACGGGTCGACGCGCTCGCAGTCGTCCACCGCCAGCTCTACCAGTCCACCGACCTTTCGCGTTTCGATCTTGGAACATTTGCACACAATCTCGCAACCGACGTCGTTGGAGCCAGCGGCCGGAGCAACATCGCTTTGCATATCACCGCGCAGCCTTTGTTTGTAGATGCGCCCCATGCCTCAGCCCTTGGCCTTATCCTCAATGAAATTCTGACCAACGCGATAAAACACGCCTTTGCGGATGGACGAGCGGGGCACCTTTTCGTTCATGTCGAGGAAAATGCCGATCGCGGGCTCATTCGCATCTGCGATGATGGCCCCGGCATTCCCTCAACCCGTCGTTCCAGAAGCATAGGCACTTCGTTGATAACCCGGCTTGCACGTCAGGCCCGGGCAGAAGCGACCTGGAGCGACAATGCTCCCGGCACTTGCGTAACGATCACCTTTCCCCGCAGCGAGACGCAAGCATGA
- a CDS encoding response regulator, with protein sequence MNDAMNVLIVEDEILLAMDIEAIVEDSGHRVLAEAASLKDVEDLPDDIDPQLAFVDIHLANGSNGLDVALVIQRRWPDALIVFVTANVSKIPEDFSGAHGVIAKPFSHAGIKHALRYLADGVFYPPPSLPLPASLVPSPHLERRWANA encoded by the coding sequence ATGAACGACGCGATGAACGTCCTGATAGTCGAAGACGAAATTCTCCTGGCCATGGATATCGAGGCCATAGTCGAAGACAGCGGTCACCGCGTGCTGGCCGAAGCCGCCAGCCTGAAGGATGTCGAGGACTTGCCCGACGATATCGATCCGCAACTTGCCTTCGTCGATATCCATCTCGCCAACGGTTCGAACGGCCTGGATGTCGCGCTGGTGATCCAAAGGCGCTGGCCTGATGCGCTGATCGTTTTTGTGACCGCCAACGTGTCCAAGATTCCAGAGGACTTTTCCGGCGCGCATGGTGTCATCGCCAAGCCATTTTCGCATGCCGGCATCAAGCATGCGCTCAGATATCTGGCAGACGGGGTGTTCTATCCGCCGCCCAGCCTTCCCCTTCCCGCCAGCCTCGTCCCATCTCCGCATCTGGAGCGGCGCTGGGCTAACGCATGA
- a CDS encoding GntR family transcriptional regulator encodes MEKIEARPQTLRQIALDRVRDAIMEGQIAPGERLVERTLGDRLGVSRSVIREVIRNLESEGLVENSAAGPRLSTISSAQARQIYEIRVQLESSAVAACAKVATATTVADLREALAAIGAAHAAGSPVDALRASTRFYEIIFITGEHDIAWEIVQRLNSRISQMRAMTLSVVGRQAAGLKRLSRIVDAIANKNADAAAEACREHVLEAGSIAIEMLKNR; translated from the coding sequence TTGGAAAAGATCGAAGCGCGGCCGCAGACCTTGAGGCAGATCGCGCTGGATCGAGTGCGCGATGCGATCATGGAGGGCCAGATCGCGCCCGGCGAACGGCTGGTGGAGCGCACTTTGGGCGATCGGCTCGGCGTCAGCCGGTCGGTCATCCGCGAAGTCATCCGCAATCTGGAATCGGAAGGGCTGGTGGAAAACTCCGCCGCCGGTCCGCGCCTCAGCACCATCAGCTCTGCGCAGGCGCGCCAGATCTATGAAATCCGCGTGCAGCTTGAGTCCTCCGCAGTGGCGGCCTGCGCCAAAGTGGCTACGGCGACGACGGTTGCAGACCTGCGCGAGGCGCTGGCCGCCATCGGCGCCGCGCACGCAGCCGGGAGTCCGGTTGACGCGCTGCGCGCCTCCACCCGGTTCTACGAGATCATCTTCATTACCGGAGAACACGATATCGCATGGGAAATCGTGCAGCGCCTGAATAGCCGGATCAGCCAGATGCGCGCCATGACGCTTTCGGTCGTCGGGCGCCAGGCGGCAGGGCTGAAGCGGCTGTCCCGCATCGTCGATGCCATCGCCAACAAGAATGCGGACGCCGCCGCCGAAGCCTGCCGCGAACATGTGCTGGAGGCTGGGTCAATCGCGATCGAGATGCTGAAAAACAGGTAA
- the coxB gene encoding cytochrome c oxidase subunit II, with protein sequence MRKSAAACVLLLGGCNTHQSALAPFGLEARSTLTLTSVLTFGAVFIALGVALTFVLALRAPEGRLGHAGGMRLVLWLGAIVPTVVLTLLLVFALPAMRPIPSEAKDLRIHVEGEQFWWRVRYEDGGGAPLSSANEVRLPVGRTVVFELTATDVIHSFWIPGLAGKMDMIPGRTHRLVVKAEKPGTYRGVCAEFCGLSHALMAFDVIAMEPAAFDTWLASARQPVRRAQGQGAQDRGAALFSRNGCGACHTVAGTEHDARIGPDLSRFGERLTLGAGILKPTTANTAAFIRDPHAFKPGARMPAYAAMSEHDALLVAGWLKSLAPKEAE encoded by the coding sequence TTGCGAAAGTCGGCCGCAGCCTGCGTGCTTCTTCTCGGCGGCTGCAACACACATCAATCGGCGCTTGCCCCTTTCGGGCTGGAGGCACGGTCGACCCTGACGCTGACAAGCGTACTGACGTTCGGCGCGGTGTTTATCGCGCTTGGCGTTGCACTGACTTTCGTGCTGGCGCTGCGCGCGCCCGAGGGACGGCTGGGCCATGCCGGAGGAATGCGGCTGGTACTTTGGCTGGGCGCGATCGTCCCCACCGTGGTTCTTACCTTACTGCTGGTCTTCGCCCTGCCTGCTATGCGTCCGATCCCCTCAGAGGCAAAAGACCTGCGCATCCACGTCGAAGGCGAACAGTTCTGGTGGCGTGTGCGCTACGAAGACGGGGGCGGCGCGCCGCTGTCGTCCGCCAATGAAGTACGGCTGCCGGTGGGGCGAACCGTGGTCTTCGAACTCACCGCGACGGACGTGATCCACAGTTTCTGGATTCCAGGGCTTGCCGGCAAGATGGACATGATCCCCGGCCGCACCCACCGCCTTGTCGTCAAGGCCGAAAAACCCGGAACCTATCGCGGGGTCTGTGCTGAATTCTGCGGGCTGAGCCATGCGCTGATGGCCTTCGACGTCATCGCCATGGAGCCCGCCGCCTTCGACACCTGGCTGGCTTCGGCGCGCCAGCCGGTCCGCCGAGCGCAGGGCCAAGGCGCACAAGATCGGGGCGCCGCGCTGTTTTCCCGCAATGGCTGCGGAGCCTGCCACACGGTGGCCGGCACAGAGCATGACGCGCGCATCGGCCCGGACCTCAGCCGCTTCGGCGAACGGCTGACGCTGGGGGCAGGCATCCTCAAGCCCACAACCGCAAATACCGCAGCCTTCATCCGCGATCCACATGCCTTCAAGCCCGGCGCACGGATGCCCGCCTATGCCGCAATGTCCGAGCATGACGCGCTTCTCGTCGCCGGCTGGCTCAAATCCCTCGCACCCAAGGAAGCTGAATGA
- a CDS encoding c-type cytochrome codes for MTVKITWKRALAALALLGALGMGFAWSGLFPLAASSGHWKITDWFLHWTMQNSVRTYSTFQTPGKVRDDTGLVSAAGHFRQACQVCHGAPGALPSPAMQAATPHAPDLAKTAAHYTDRELFWIVRHGVKYTGMPAWPAADRPDEVARMVGFLRRLPGMSAQQYAALSSPPALTGKTAAAQCMGCHGSDGMGRGQKDIPVIAGQKTEVLVAALRRYAAGQRESAVMQVAAASLSKSEMQDAAEYFSALPGLADIALPGKHPLPINGRPLAQLPACTGCHAPGKTAPLIAGQRASYLAARLRQWRGEDTVIDAHKPQDAMAVIARRIPEDEIDRLAAALAGSPPP; via the coding sequence ATGACCGTGAAAATCACCTGGAAACGCGCCCTTGCTGCGCTTGCCTTGCTAGGGGCGCTGGGAATGGGTTTCGCATGGTCGGGCCTTTTCCCGCTCGCCGCGTCTTCGGGGCACTGGAAGATCACCGACTGGTTCCTGCACTGGACGATGCAGAACTCGGTGCGAACCTACAGCACCTTCCAGACCCCCGGCAAAGTCCGCGACGATACCGGGCTGGTCAGCGCCGCCGGGCATTTCCGGCAGGCATGCCAGGTCTGCCATGGCGCTCCGGGCGCACTGCCCTCACCTGCGATGCAGGCCGCCACGCCCCATGCCCCCGACCTTGCGAAAACGGCTGCGCACTACACCGACCGCGAACTGTTCTGGATCGTGCGCCACGGTGTGAAGTACACCGGCATGCCGGCTTGGCCAGCCGCCGACCGCCCCGACGAAGTCGCCCGCATGGTCGGTTTTCTGCGGCGACTTCCCGGAATGTCCGCGCAGCAATACGCCGCGCTCTCGTCGCCCCCCGCTCTCACTGGCAAAACGGCAGCCGCGCAGTGCATGGGGTGCCATGGCAGCGACGGAATGGGACGCGGTCAGAAAGACATTCCGGTCATTGCGGGACAAAAGACCGAGGTGCTTGTCGCTGCACTGCGCCGCTATGCGGCCGGGCAAAGAGAGAGCGCGGTGATGCAGGTGGCCGCTGCAAGCCTTTCCAAATCGGAAATGCAGGACGCGGCCGAATACTTCTCGGCGCTTCCCGGCCTTGCGGATATCGCCTTACCCGGCAAACACCCGCTGCCCATCAACGGACGCCCGCTGGCACAGCTCCCTGCTTGTACCGGCTGTCACGCACCCGGAAAGACCGCACCACTGATCGCGGGGCAGCGAGCAAGCTATCTGGCCGCGCGCCTGCGCCAATGGCGGGGAGAAGACACAGTCATCGACGCGCACAAGCCCCAGGACGCGATGGCGGTGATCGCCCGTCGCATCCCGGAAGACGAGATTGACCGACTGGCAGCGGCGCTTGCAGGTTCGCCGCCGCCCTGA
- a CDS encoding amino acid synthesis family protein: MSLQIRKLVTYIEEVRIEGGKAADRPVTSVCVAAVVKNPWAGRGFVEDLQPEIRAFASDLGALMVEKLTGAIGGADKIEAYGKAAVVGGGGEIEHASALIHTLRFGNHYREAVNAKSYLSFTNKRGGQNTSIQVPMMHKDDEGQRSHYITQEFAISDAPLDDEIVIVLGAADGGRVHPRIGNRYLDLESIAAEKAAQG, translated from the coding sequence ATGTCCCTGCAGATTCGCAAGCTCGTCACGTATATCGAGGAAGTCCGCATTGAAGGTGGCAAGGCTGCTGATCGCCCTGTGACGTCTGTCTGCGTGGCGGCCGTGGTGAAGAACCCTTGGGCGGGCCGTGGTTTTGTGGAAGACCTGCAACCGGAAATTCGCGCTTTTGCATCGGACCTGGGCGCGCTCATGGTTGAAAAGCTGACCGGTGCCATCGGCGGTGCGGACAAGATCGAAGCCTACGGCAAGGCTGCCGTCGTCGGCGGCGGCGGTGAGATCGAGCATGCCTCGGCGCTGATCCACACGCTGCGCTTCGGCAACCACTACCGCGAAGCGGTGAACGCGAAGTCCTACCTCAGCTTCACTAACAAGCGCGGCGGGCAGAACACCTCGATCCAGGTGCCGATGATGCACAAGGATGATGAAGGCCAGCGTTCGCACTATATCACGCAGGAATTCGCCATCTCCGACGCGCCGCTGGACGACGAGATCGTGATCGTGCTGGGCGCTGCAGACGGTGGCCGCGTGCACCCGCGCATTGGTAACCGCTACCTTGACCTCGAATCCATCGCGGCCGAAAAGGCAGCGCAGGGCTGA
- the ctaD gene encoding cytochrome c oxidase subunit I, whose amino-acid sequence MSLHDQDDPALRAAQEERLRAVWEPPKGLFLRWTDTNNNAVGVWYVLTAFVFMLFAGVLALVMRTQLAVPENDLVDPGTFNQLFTLHGSVMMFLFAVPMFEAVSIILLPQLLGARDLPFPRLSAFGYWSFLIGGVFVSGSIFFDVAPDGGWFMYPPLTTRTDLSGLGADIWMLGLSFIEVSSVAAAVELIVGVLKCRPPGMRLNLMPMYAWYILVVAVMILFAFPPLIAGDVLFEMERLLDWPFFDASRGGDPLLWQHLFWIFGHPEVYIVFLPSIALFAMLVPTFARRHLLGYPWIVLAAVGTAFLSFGLWVHHMFATGLPKISLAFFSAASEAVAIPTAVQIFVFIATLWAGRVVWSTPLLYATGSLAIFVIGGLTGVMVAVAPFDWQAHDTYFIVAHLHYVLIGGTLMPLFAGLYYYWPLITGKKLSDQLGRTAFWLIFVGANLCFFPMHLSGLEGMPRRVFTYPEAMGIGGLNMASTIGSYVIALGVAIIVIDLCLSPRRAKAARNPWQAGTLEWLAHPQDESWGIRSIPLIESRYPIWDQEDFVRKVDEGRFFLPDAEEGRRETIITSVLDARPVSVIRLGEPSWKPMLTALALGGVFILTTYHFYWAALACGVLTIAMAVWWLWTGTAEIPEKPCKPIGHGIELPLYISGSASPGWWAMFITMMADATAFSGLVFGYYFFWTRHEDFPPQAMADGPGLLWPMTALALALVSWLGTIAAREMNAGERVGLARLLVALGIVASLAAVVAGLAGPWLSGMDPTLHSYPAIVWTLAIWTAAHAGVAAIMQGYVLARSLAGRMTPRHDADIRNVSVYTHFFALTAAVTALTLGLFPLLA is encoded by the coding sequence ATGAGCCTGCACGACCAGGACGATCCTGCACTGCGGGCCGCACAGGAAGAACGCCTGCGCGCCGTCTGGGAGCCGCCCAAGGGCCTGTTCCTGCGCTGGACGGACACCAACAATAACGCCGTCGGCGTGTGGTACGTGCTGACGGCCTTCGTGTTCATGCTGTTCGCCGGGGTGCTGGCGCTGGTAATGCGCACGCAGCTGGCGGTGCCCGAGAACGACCTTGTCGACCCCGGCACGTTCAACCAGCTGTTCACGCTCCACGGCTCGGTTATGATGTTCCTGTTCGCCGTGCCGATGTTCGAGGCCGTCTCGATCATCCTGCTACCGCAGCTGCTGGGCGCGCGCGACCTGCCGTTCCCGCGCCTTTCCGCCTTCGGGTATTGGTCCTTCCTGATCGGCGGCGTATTCGTCTCCGGCTCGATCTTCTTCGATGTCGCGCCCGATGGCGGCTGGTTCATGTACCCGCCGCTCACCACCCGCACCGATCTTTCCGGCCTTGGTGCCGACATCTGGATGCTCGGGCTCTCGTTCATCGAGGTTTCCTCGGTGGCGGCGGCGGTGGAACTGATCGTGGGCGTCCTCAAGTGCCGGCCGCCGGGGATGCGGCTCAACCTGATGCCGATGTATGCGTGGTACATCCTCGTCGTGGCGGTGATGATCCTCTTCGCATTCCCGCCGCTGATCGCGGGCGACGTGCTGTTCGAGATGGAGCGGCTGCTCGACTGGCCATTCTTCGACGCCTCTCGCGGGGGCGATCCGCTGCTGTGGCAACACCTGTTCTGGATTTTCGGTCACCCGGAAGTCTATATCGTGTTCCTGCCCTCGATCGCGCTTTTCGCCATGCTGGTGCCCACTTTCGCGCGCCGCCATCTGCTGGGCTATCCGTGGATCGTGCTGGCGGCGGTTGGGACGGCGTTCCTGTCGTTCGGCCTCTGGGTGCACCACATGTTCGCCACGGGACTGCCGAAGATCAGCCTCGCCTTTTTCTCCGCCGCATCGGAAGCTGTGGCGATCCCGACGGCGGTGCAGATCTTCGTGTTCATCGCCACATTGTGGGCGGGGCGCGTCGTGTGGTCGACGCCGCTGCTCTATGCGACCGGCAGCCTTGCCATCTTCGTGATCGGGGGGCTGACGGGCGTGATGGTTGCCGTTGCCCCGTTCGACTGGCAGGCGCACGACACCTACTTCATCGTCGCCCACCTGCACTACGTGCTGATCGGGGGCACGCTGATGCCGCTGTTCGCGGGGCTATATTACTACTGGCCGCTCATCACCGGGAAGAAGCTCTCCGACCAGCTCGGGCGCACGGCGTTCTGGCTGATCTTCGTCGGCGCCAACCTGTGCTTCTTCCCGATGCATCTGTCGGGCCTGGAAGGGATGCCGCGCCGGGTGTTCACTTATCCCGAGGCGATGGGCATCGGCGGTCTTAACATGGCGTCCACCATCGGCTCCTACGTGATCGCGCTGGGCGTTGCGATCATCGTGATTGACCTGTGCCTCTCACCGAGGCGCGCCAAGGCTGCGCGCAATCCGTGGCAGGCCGGTACGCTGGAATGGCTGGCCCACCCGCAGGACGAAAGCTGGGGCATCCGCTCGATCCCGCTGATCGAAAGCCGCTATCCGATCTGGGATCAGGAGGATTTCGTGCGCAAAGTCGACGAAGGCCGCTTCTTCCTGCCCGACGCCGAGGAAGGCCGCCGCGAGACGATCATCACCTCCGTCCTCGATGCACGCCCGGTCTCGGTAATCCGCCTCGGCGAGCCCAGTTGGAAGCCGATGCTAACGGCGCTGGCGCTGGGCGGGGTGTTCATCCTGACCACTTACCATTTCTACTGGGCAGCGCTGGCATGCGGCGTCCTCACGATCGCCATGGCCGTATGGTGGCTCTGGACCGGCACCGCCGAGATCCCTGAAAAACCCTGCAAGCCGATCGGACACGGGATCGAACTACCGCTTTACATATCGGGCAGCGCCTCGCCGGGGTGGTGGGCCATGTTCATCACCATGATGGCCGACGCCACCGCATTTTCTGGCCTGGTTTTCGGATACTACTTCTTCTGGACCCGCCACGAGGATTTCCCGCCGCAGGCCATGGCCGACGGACCCGGCCTACTATGGCCGATGACCGCACTCGCCCTTGCATTGGTCAGTTGGCTGGGCACCATTGCCGCGCGTGAAATGAACGCAGGGGAGCGCGTAGGTCTGGCGCGGTTACTGGTCGCGCTCGGCATCGTCGCGAGCCTTGCGGCGGTAGTAGCGGGGCTTGCCGGGCCGTGGCTGTCCGGCATGGATCCGACGCTCCACAGCTATCCGGCTATCGTGTGGACGCTGGCGATCTGGACCGCAGCACACGCCGGCGTAGCCGCGATCATGCAGGGCTACGTCCTCGCCCGCAGCCTTGCCGGCCGGATGACGCCCCGGCACGACGCCGACATCCGCAACGTCAGCGTCTACACGCACTTCTTCGCGCTGACCGCCGCGGTCACCGCCCTCACCCTCGGTCTGTTCCCGCTGCTCGCATGA
- a CDS encoding DUF2256 domain-containing protein yields MHKKPHLPTKICAACGRPFAWRKKWERDWEHVKFCSDRCRSAGKGLVSDATAIPPISPMTGRRR; encoded by the coding sequence ATGCACAAGAAGCCGCATCTCCCGACCAAGATCTGCGCCGCCTGCGGTCGCCCTTTCGCGTGGCGCAAAAAATGGGAGCGTGACTGGGAGCATGTGAAGTTCTGCTCCGATCGGTGCCGTAGTGCCGGGAAAGGTCTCGTCTCTGACGCAACAGCAATCCCGCCGATATCGCCCATGACGGGTAGAAGGCGATAA
- a CDS encoding membrane protein yields MKDGHEKWHERLKVTLWTLIVPPTVWAAHFLFSYLWAAISCAKAGRFATFPWLFVIGTVLALAAIALSGWIAWHQERMAQTPPPHEKGTDIDRLRFLAKSTLLLAGLSFVAVLFTALPVVFLGDCL; encoded by the coding sequence ATGAAGGATGGACATGAAAAATGGCACGAACGCCTCAAGGTCACGCTATGGACATTGATCGTGCCGCCAACCGTATGGGCTGCGCATTTCCTGTTCTCGTATCTGTGGGCCGCCATATCCTGCGCCAAGGCAGGCCGTTTCGCCACGTTCCCCTGGCTGTTCGTCATCGGCACGGTGCTGGCACTCGCCGCGATCGCGCTATCCGGATGGATCGCCTGGCATCAGGAACGCATGGCCCAGACCCCTCCCCCTCACGAAAAGGGCACCGACATCGACCGGCTGCGCTTCCTCGCCAAGTCCACGCTGCTGCTGGCCGGGCTGAGCTTCGTGGCGGTGCTGTTCACCGCGTTGCCGGTGGTGTTCCTGGGAGACTGCCTGTGA